Genomic DNA from Gemmatimonadota bacterium:
GCATCCCTGCGGAGAACGACCGGCCCACCTTCGCACCGCTGGACACGGCGGGGCTCGAGCCGGGGACCCGCGTTCGCGTCTACGAGCCCATCCATCCCGCCGGCGGCTGGCAGTACCGGCACCAGCAGTTCGGCCACGTCTTCGCCAACGTGTCCACGGGCCAGGCGGAGTCGCGGGTGCTGCTGCTGGAGCTCGAGCAGAAGCTGGGCAGGAATGCGGCGGTCGACGTCGGCTATGCCTGGACCCGCGTTTACGACAACTCCTCCTTCTCCTGCTGCACCTCGCTGGAGGGTTTCGCCGGGAGCGGGGTCTGGCCTCGCGTGGCTGGCTCGGGGCACAAGGATCCCCTGAATCTGCCCTACGAAGGCGATCTTTTGCCCCGCCTGCCCACGGCAGGGAACCCTAACTTCCTGGGCGGCCCCGGCGACGAGGAGGAGGGAACATGGGCGCCATCCTCCTTCGAGCGGCGGCATGTGGTGGCTGCCCGCTTCATGGCGCGCCTGCCCTGGCAGCTCCGGCTCGCCGGGGTATGGCGCTCGCAGTCCGGGCTCCCCTGGACGCCGGTCGCCTTCGGTGACCTGAACAACGACGGCATGGTACTCAACGACCGGGCCATGATCAGCACCGATTTGCTTTTCTGGCGGCCCGACGACCCAGACCGCCTGGCGGCGGCTCTGGACGGGCACAAATGCTTGCGTGACCAGTTGGGGCGCATCGCGCGCCGCAACAGTTGCCGGAACCCGTGGTGGCATTCCCTCGATTTGCGCCTCTCGAAAGTCGTGCCCGCGGGCAGCGACCACGCGCTGGAGGTGACGATCGACCTGTTCAACGTGCTCCATGGGCTGAACCGCGGCTGGGGACGCTACCTGCAGGTGCGCCCCAGGGAGCAGATCCTGCTCAAGGCAATAGGGTTCGACGAGGCGGCCGAGAAGACGATCTACGGCGTCAACTATTACCCGCAGCGGCCGCCCGGGCAGCGCGGCTTCGGCGACCTCTCGCCCGTGGCCGGCGACGACGCCTACCAGTTCCAGGCGCAGATCGGGGTGAGTTTTTACTTTTAGGTTTGGGCTTAAGGGCGCGAGCTTCGCGGGCGTCAATTTCCGCAGGCCGGAGGCGGCTGAGCGCGAGGAAGGGCTTGGGTGGCCTCGCCGCGTGGTCTGCCCTGAGCTGGCCGCAGGCCGCGGCTATGTCCTGGCCGCGCGGGCCGCGCACAGTTGCGCGAACCGCCCGCGCCTCCAGCAGCCTCGCGAACGCCTGCAGCCGCGCGGGCGGGCTGGGCCGCCAATCGGGGCCCGGGATGGGGTTATAGGGGATCAGGTTCACGTGCGCCCGGAGCTCGAGGGCCAGCTCCGCCAGCTCGAGGGCCAGAGCATCCCCGTCGTTCAGGCCGTCGATCATGACATACTCGAAGGTGATGCGCCGGCCGCCCGCCACCTCGAAGCGGCGCAGCGCCGCCAGCAACTCGGGCAGCGGATACTTCTTTTCGACGGGAACGAGCTGCTGGCGCAGCTCGTGGTTGGGCGCATGCAGCGACACCGCCAGCCTGAACTGCTCGGGGCGCGCGGCCAGTTCGAGGATGCCGGGCACGATGCCGACGGTGGAGACAGTGATGCGCCGAGCGC
This window encodes:
- the rlmN gene encoding 23S rRNA (adenine(2503)-C(2))-methyltransferase RlmN, coding for MPKLLESNTLELIGSDRDEARDRLVQHFAARRQPRYRIEQALAWLYARDAQSFQEMTDLPSAERDALAASFSLTAPTLVHAARSADGTVKHLWSMYDGELLESVLIPAPHRLTLCISSQAGCAMACVFCATGWSGYRRQLSAAEIVAQFRGTRRWARDYALGEITHVVFMGMGEPLLNRAGVMPALSLLNQAYGVGARRITVSTVGIVPGILELAARPEQFRLAVSLHAPNHELRQQLVPVEKKYPLPELLAALRRFEVAGGRRITFEYVMIDGLNDGDALALELAELALELRAHVNLIPYNPIPGPDWRPSPPARLQAFARLLEARAVRATVRGPRGQDIAAACGQLRADHAARPPKPFLALSRLRPAEIDAREARALKPKPKSKNSPRSAPGTGRRRRRPRARGRRSRAARAAAAGNS